The following coding sequences are from one Lasioglossum baleicum chromosome 18, iyLasBale1, whole genome shotgun sequence window:
- the LOC143217918 gene encoding dynamin-like GTPase OPA1, mitochondrial isoform X7, translating to MKQILCGKIGDSILLISKSSRYPLPIISTRKLMSGGTSRVYRPLLSSPHVRYFGNPHRAYAMFIGRILRGALKVRYLLLGGAVGGGVTLQKKYEQWKEVLPDMSWMDDLLPDTKEWQNFRGTLITVKDTIAEKIDIDPRIKQLGEAKYKEYRNWFNQRLDDAIQAANDAENNMSVAVPTKKSNSQQRLNAMQDEIMQMQLKYQRELQRLEKENKELRKQLLLRGNKKLSNKKIKKSLIDMYSDVLDELCEYDNAYSTADHLPKVVVVGDQSSGKTSVLEMIAQARIFPRGGGEMMTRAPVKVTLSEGPYHIAKFKDSSREFDLTKESELAELRREVELRMKNSVKNGKTVSQDVISMTVNGPGLQRMVLIDLPGIISTVTIDMAEGTRDAIRQMSEQYMSNPNAIILCIQDGSVDAERSNVTDLVSQMDPTGKRTIFVLTKVDLAERNMANPDRLRKILSGKLFPMKALGYFAVVTGRGRQDDSIETIRDYEQEFFGNSKLFKDGLAMSGQVTTRNLSLAVAECFWKMVRETVEQQADAFKATRFNLETEWKNNFPRLRELDRDELFERARGDILDEVVNLSQLTPKYWDEVLLTNMWKKVSTHVFENIYKPAAESGNPSTFNTTVDIKLRHWAEQQLPAKSVESGWECLQHEFEHFMNKAKQSPDHDDVFDQLKTAVVSEAMRRHSWESKASEMLRVIQLNTLEDRSIYDKRDWDQAVRFLETSINDKLQITEQILRDMLGPGRTERWLYWRNSTAEQQLCSSVKNELDHILRARKEYTPNLTNDELTMVRKNLQTYGIEVDNEFIREIWHPICLRHFLQQSLNKAYDCRKGFYMYHAGHEEEMECNDVVLFWRIQQMLKVTANALRQQIMNREARRLHQEIKEVLEEYSQDSEIKGKLLAGRRVTLAEELKRVRQIQEKLEEFIQALNKEK from the exons GGACAGCATTTTGCTGATCTCGAAGTCGTCCAGATACCCGCTACCTATAATCAGTACACGGAAGTTAATGTCAGGTGGAACGAGCAGAGTCTATCGACCACTATTATCCTCGCCCCATGTACGGTACTTTGGGAATCCTCATCGTGCGTACGCAATGTTTATTGGAAGGATCTTAAGGGGTGCTTTGAAAGTTCGGTATCTATTATTGGGCGGTGCAGTTGGCGGAGGAGTGACGTTACAGAAG AAATATGAGCAGTGGAAAGAAGTTTTACCCGATATGAGTTGGATGGACGATTTACTCCCTGATACTAAAGAGTGGCAAAATTTTCGTGGAACTCTAATCACCGTTAAGGATACCATAGCGGAGAAAATAGACATCG ATCCACGTATAAAGCAGCTTGGGGAAGCTAAATATAAAGAGTACAGAAACTGGTTTAATCAGAGATTAGATGATGCTATCCAAGCAGCAAATGatgctgaaaataatatgagTGTGGCAGTACCTACCAAGAAGA GTAACTCGCAGCAAAGATTGAATGCTATGCAAGATGAGATCATGCAAATGCAGTTGAAGTATCAACGTGAACTACAAAGACTGGAGAAAGAGAACAAAGAGCTTAGAAAGCAGTTGCTTTTACGTGGCAATAAAAAACTGAGCAACAAGAAAATAAAA AAATCATTGATCGACATGTACAGTGACGTTCTAGATGAACTCTGCGAATACGATAATGCTTACTCCACTGCTGATCATTTACCGAAAGTGGTGGTTGTCGGCGATCAGAGTTCTGGTAAAACTTCTGTCCTAGAAATGATTGCTCAGGCAAGAATATTTCCTAG AGGTGGTGGAGAAATGATGACAAGAGCCCCAGTCAAAGTCACACTAAGCGAAGGACCCTATCACATAGCAAAGTTCAAAGACAGTTCCAGGGAGTTTGACCTAACGAAAGAATCTGAATTGGCCGAACTGAGACGTGAAGTAGAGCTACGCATGAAAAACAGCGTTAAAAATGGAAAGACAGTCAGTCAAGATGTGATCTCGATGACGGTGAATGGACCAGGCCTTCAGCGCATGGTTCTAATTGATCTGCCTGGAATAATTAGT ACAGTTACAATTGACATGGCAGAAGGCACTCGAGATGCCATTCGACAGATGTCTGAGCAGTACATGAGCAACCCTAATGCGATCATCCTTTGCATACAAGATGGTTCTGTAGATGCTGAGAGAAGCAACGTCACTGATCTTGTATCTCAGATGGATCCTACAGGGAAACGGACCATTTTCGTTTTGACAAAG GTAGACTTAGCAGAAAGGAATATGGCCAATCCTGATCGTCTGCGTAAGATATTGTCTGGTAAATTGTTCCCTATGAAAGCGTTAGGATACTTTGCTGTGGTCACTGGCCGTGGCAGGCAGGACGACAGCATAGAAACGATTAGGGACTATGAACAAGAGTTCTTTGGGAATTCTAAGCTGTTCAA GGACGGTTTGGCAATGTCTGGACAAGTGACCACAAGGAACCTGAGTCTTGCGGTCGCAGAATGCTTTTGGAAGATGGTTCGCGAGACTGTCGAGCAGCAAGCTGATGCATTTAAAGCTACCAGGTTCAATCTTGAAACGGaatggaaaaataatttccCAAG ACTGAGAGAATTAGATAGAGACGAACTGTTCGAGAGAGCGCGAGGCGACATACTGGACGAGGTTGTGAACTTGTCCCAGCTCACGCCGAAATATTGGGACGAGGTGCTGCTGACTAACATGTGGAAGAAAGTTAGTACGCACGTGTTCGAGAATATCTACAAGCCAGCTGCCGAAAGTGGAAACCCAA GTACATTCAACACGACCGTTGACATTAAACTCCGACATTGGGCGGAACAACAATTGCCGGCTAAAAGCGTCGAGAGTGGTTGGGAATGTTTACAACACGAGTTCGAGCACTTCATGAACAAAGCGAAGCAGAGTCCTGACCACGACGATGTGTTCGATCAGCTGAAAACCGCCGTGGTCAGCGAGGCGATGAGGCGACATTCCTGGGAGTCAAAA GCGTCCGAGATGCTGCGGGTCATTCAGTTGAACACCTTGGAGGACAGAAGCATATATGACAAAAGGGACTGGGACCAAGCAGTGCGTTTCCTGGAGACGTCAATTAATGATAAGCTGCAAATAACTGAGCAGATTTTGCGAGACATGCTGGGCCCTGGCCGTACCGAGCGGTGGCTTTATTGGAGAAATTCGACTGCAGAACAACAGTTATGTTCATCCGTGAAGAATGAATTGGATCATATACTGCGCGCGCGCAAG GAATACACTCCCAACCTCACTAACGATGAGCTCACAATGGTCAGAAAGAACTTGCAAACGTACGGCATAGAGGTTGATAATGAATTTATCCGGGAGATATGGCATCCCATTTGCCTCAGGCATTTTTTGCAGCAGAGTCTGAACAAAGCGTACGACTGCAGAAAAGGATTCTATATGTACCACGCCGGGCACGAGGAGGAA ATGGAGTGCAACGATGTGGTGCTATTCTGGAGGATTCAACAGATGTTGAAAGTCACTGCCAATGCGCTGCGACAGCAGATCATGAACCGCGAGGCTCGCAGACTGCACCAAGAAATCAAAGAGGTGCTGGAAGAGTATAGTCAGGACAGCGAGATCAAGGGAAAATTGCTGGCCGGTAGACGAGTAACGTTGGCCGAGGAACTCA AACGCGTCAGGCAAATTCAAGAGAAGCTGGAGGAGTTCATCCAGGCGTTGAATAAAGAGAAATGA
- the LOC143217918 gene encoding dynamin-like GTPase OPA1, mitochondrial isoform X6, whose translation MKQILCGKIGDSILLISKSSRYPLPIISTRKLMSGGTSRVYRPLLSSPHVRYFGNPHRAYAMFIGRILRGALKVRYLLLGGAVGGGVTLQKKYEQWKEVLPDMSWMDDLLPDTKEWQNFRGTLITVKDTIAEKIDIDPRIKQLGEAKYKEYRNWFNQRLDDAIQAANDAENNMSVAVPTKKSIFDTITAIANQLYSGNSQQRLNAMQDEIMQMQLKYQRELQRLEKENKELRKQLLLRGNKKLSNKKIKKSLIDMYSDVLDELCEYDNAYSTADHLPKVVVVGDQSSGKTSVLEMIAQARIFPRGGGEMMTRAPVKVTLSEGPYHIAKFKDSSREFDLTKESELAELRREVELRMKNSVKNGKTVSQDVISMTVNGPGLQRMVLIDLPGIISTVTIDMAEGTRDAIRQMSEQYMSNPNAIILCIQDGSVDAERSNVTDLVSQMDPTGKRTIFVLTKVDLAERNMANPDRLRKILSGKLFPMKALGYFAVVTGRGRQDDSIETIRDYEQEFFGNSKLFKDGLAMSGQVTTRNLSLAVAECFWKMVRETVEQQADAFKATRFNLETEWKNNFPRLRELDRDELFERARGDILDEVVNLSQLTPKYWDEVLLTNMWKKVSTHVFENIYKPAAESGNPSTFNTTVDIKLRHWAEQQLPAKSVESGWECLQHEFEHFMNKAKQSPDHDDVFDQLKTAVVSEAMRRHSWESKASEMLRVIQLNTLEDRSIYDKRDWDQAVRFLETSINDKLQITEQILRDMLGPGRTERWLYWRNSTAEQQLCSSVKNELDHILRARKEYTPNLTNDELTMVRKNLQTYGIEVDNEFIREIWHPICLRHFLQQSLNKAYDCRKGFYMYHAGHEEEMECNDVVLFWRIQQMLKVTANALRQQIMNREARRLHQEIKEVLEEYSQDSEIKGKLLAGRRVTLAEELKRVRQIQEKLEEFIQALNKEK comes from the exons GGACAGCATTTTGCTGATCTCGAAGTCGTCCAGATACCCGCTACCTATAATCAGTACACGGAAGTTAATGTCAGGTGGAACGAGCAGAGTCTATCGACCACTATTATCCTCGCCCCATGTACGGTACTTTGGGAATCCTCATCGTGCGTACGCAATGTTTATTGGAAGGATCTTAAGGGGTGCTTTGAAAGTTCGGTATCTATTATTGGGCGGTGCAGTTGGCGGAGGAGTGACGTTACAGAAG AAATATGAGCAGTGGAAAGAAGTTTTACCCGATATGAGTTGGATGGACGATTTACTCCCTGATACTAAAGAGTGGCAAAATTTTCGTGGAACTCTAATCACCGTTAAGGATACCATAGCGGAGAAAATAGACATCG ATCCACGTATAAAGCAGCTTGGGGAAGCTAAATATAAAGAGTACAGAAACTGGTTTAATCAGAGATTAGATGATGCTATCCAAGCAGCAAATGatgctgaaaataatatgagTGTGGCAGTACCTACCAAGAAGA GTATATTTGACACTATCACAGCAATAGCAAATCAACTTTACTCAG GTAACTCGCAGCAAAGATTGAATGCTATGCAAGATGAGATCATGCAAATGCAGTTGAAGTATCAACGTGAACTACAAAGACTGGAGAAAGAGAACAAAGAGCTTAGAAAGCAGTTGCTTTTACGTGGCAATAAAAAACTGAGCAACAAGAAAATAAAA AAATCATTGATCGACATGTACAGTGACGTTCTAGATGAACTCTGCGAATACGATAATGCTTACTCCACTGCTGATCATTTACCGAAAGTGGTGGTTGTCGGCGATCAGAGTTCTGGTAAAACTTCTGTCCTAGAAATGATTGCTCAGGCAAGAATATTTCCTAG AGGTGGTGGAGAAATGATGACAAGAGCCCCAGTCAAAGTCACACTAAGCGAAGGACCCTATCACATAGCAAAGTTCAAAGACAGTTCCAGGGAGTTTGACCTAACGAAAGAATCTGAATTGGCCGAACTGAGACGTGAAGTAGAGCTACGCATGAAAAACAGCGTTAAAAATGGAAAGACAGTCAGTCAAGATGTGATCTCGATGACGGTGAATGGACCAGGCCTTCAGCGCATGGTTCTAATTGATCTGCCTGGAATAATTAGT ACAGTTACAATTGACATGGCAGAAGGCACTCGAGATGCCATTCGACAGATGTCTGAGCAGTACATGAGCAACCCTAATGCGATCATCCTTTGCATACAAGATGGTTCTGTAGATGCTGAGAGAAGCAACGTCACTGATCTTGTATCTCAGATGGATCCTACAGGGAAACGGACCATTTTCGTTTTGACAAAG GTAGACTTAGCAGAAAGGAATATGGCCAATCCTGATCGTCTGCGTAAGATATTGTCTGGTAAATTGTTCCCTATGAAAGCGTTAGGATACTTTGCTGTGGTCACTGGCCGTGGCAGGCAGGACGACAGCATAGAAACGATTAGGGACTATGAACAAGAGTTCTTTGGGAATTCTAAGCTGTTCAA GGACGGTTTGGCAATGTCTGGACAAGTGACCACAAGGAACCTGAGTCTTGCGGTCGCAGAATGCTTTTGGAAGATGGTTCGCGAGACTGTCGAGCAGCAAGCTGATGCATTTAAAGCTACCAGGTTCAATCTTGAAACGGaatggaaaaataatttccCAAG ACTGAGAGAATTAGATAGAGACGAACTGTTCGAGAGAGCGCGAGGCGACATACTGGACGAGGTTGTGAACTTGTCCCAGCTCACGCCGAAATATTGGGACGAGGTGCTGCTGACTAACATGTGGAAGAAAGTTAGTACGCACGTGTTCGAGAATATCTACAAGCCAGCTGCCGAAAGTGGAAACCCAA GTACATTCAACACGACCGTTGACATTAAACTCCGACATTGGGCGGAACAACAATTGCCGGCTAAAAGCGTCGAGAGTGGTTGGGAATGTTTACAACACGAGTTCGAGCACTTCATGAACAAAGCGAAGCAGAGTCCTGACCACGACGATGTGTTCGATCAGCTGAAAACCGCCGTGGTCAGCGAGGCGATGAGGCGACATTCCTGGGAGTCAAAA GCGTCCGAGATGCTGCGGGTCATTCAGTTGAACACCTTGGAGGACAGAAGCATATATGACAAAAGGGACTGGGACCAAGCAGTGCGTTTCCTGGAGACGTCAATTAATGATAAGCTGCAAATAACTGAGCAGATTTTGCGAGACATGCTGGGCCCTGGCCGTACCGAGCGGTGGCTTTATTGGAGAAATTCGACTGCAGAACAACAGTTATGTTCATCCGTGAAGAATGAATTGGATCATATACTGCGCGCGCGCAAG GAATACACTCCCAACCTCACTAACGATGAGCTCACAATGGTCAGAAAGAACTTGCAAACGTACGGCATAGAGGTTGATAATGAATTTATCCGGGAGATATGGCATCCCATTTGCCTCAGGCATTTTTTGCAGCAGAGTCTGAACAAAGCGTACGACTGCAGAAAAGGATTCTATATGTACCACGCCGGGCACGAGGAGGAA ATGGAGTGCAACGATGTGGTGCTATTCTGGAGGATTCAACAGATGTTGAAAGTCACTGCCAATGCGCTGCGACAGCAGATCATGAACCGCGAGGCTCGCAGACTGCACCAAGAAATCAAAGAGGTGCTGGAAGAGTATAGTCAGGACAGCGAGATCAAGGGAAAATTGCTGGCCGGTAGACGAGTAACGTTGGCCGAGGAACTCA AACGCGTCAGGCAAATTCAAGAGAAGCTGGAGGAGTTCATCCAGGCGTTGAATAAAGAGAAATGA